The Gordonia mangrovi genome includes the window CGCCCGCGACGCTGACCTCCGGTGAACTTCGCCGCATGCGAGGCGTGATCCGCCGGCGACTGTGGATGGCCCGCTGAATCGACTCCTCGGTCGATTTTCACCCGAGGGTGTCGACGTGGTCGCTGTCACACGCTAATCTGACTACGCAAGTCCTCAGAATGGGGGCACTCGTCGTGAGACGAGTCAGAACGCGTGGAGGTCCGACATGACAATCACCCAGCCGTCCCCAGTGGTGGCCGACGAACCGGTGATATCGCACGGCGACGACGAGATCGAACTCATCTCCCCGGATTCGCTCACCGCCGAACTCGTCGGCCGGTATACCTTCCTGCCGGTCAACGGTGCGGCATTCGTGATGCAGGTGATGCATCCGGTCATCGGTGACGTCGTGGGCAAGTACTCCGTGTTCCGTACCGACCCGATGGGGCGGGCCGTCCGGTCGATCGACTCGGTCATGCGCTGGGTGTACGGCGGGCAGGAGGCAATCGAAGAGGGCAAACGACTGCGACGGATGCATCAACCGCTGCAGATGCGCAACGCCGAGGGCAAGCACATCAGCGCGCTCAACCCCGAGGCCTATCAATGGGTGATCGGCACCGCCTTCCCGACGTCGGTCGCAGCGGCACCACTCGTCCTGGGTCGTGAGTTCACATCCGCAGAGGAAGAGGAGGTGTACCGCGACAACGTCCGGATCGCCAAGATCGTGCAGGTGCCGATGAAGGGGTTCCCGCAGACGATCGAGGAGTTCACGCCCTACTTCGACAACATGATCGACAATGTCCTGGTCGCTCACCCGACTGCGTTGGAACTGGTCCGGCAGATGCAGACGGCGCCGCGGCTCGACAGGGCCGTCCCGAAGCCCATGGTCCGGTTTGCGAACACCGTCGCGCGGTACGCCTCGGTTCCCGCGCAGAAACTCAACTATCTGACGACCGTCGGAGTGATGGACCCGCGCATCCGCGAGATCCTCGGCATCACCTGGACCGACGGTGAACAGCGTGAGTTGGAACGCATCCACACCGCGATCCGTGCCGCGTATCGTGTTCTGCCCGAGCGCCTGACGTACTTCCCGTTGGCCTACCATGCGCGCCGCCAGCACGACCAGATCATGAAGATGAAGGCTCGGGAGGGCTCCGGGGCGGCCTACAAGGTGGCCGGCGCCGCACACTGATTGCGCCGGCGGGCCTCTACACTTGCAGGGTGCCGTTCTCCGACGACGACCTCGAGGCGTTCTATCGCGAGATCGAGAAGCGCACCGACGCACGCGGTTCGGGCCGTCGGACACGGCCTGAACCGCCGGCGACCGGTGCCGGCGGCGAGCCGTCGGACACCTCGGCGTTCACGGACTCGGCGTTCACGGACTCGGAACTCGAGAGTTTCTACCGGGAGGTCGAGGCCCGCACGGCGGCGACGCCGCGACGGCGTCCCCGGCGGACCGCAGAGTCGAAGCGGTCGTCGAAGTCCTGTCCCACCCCGGACAAGGTCGCCTTCGCCTCGGATGTGCTGGCCCGTCAGGGCATCGTCGCCGTGCGCCGTCACGCCGGCCCCGGACCGACGTTGCGATGCTATGAATGTGTCTGCGGCGCATGGCACATCACCAGCAGGCAGCGGCCGTGAGTGGCTCACCGCCGCGTGGCGTCGAGATCGACCTCGCCACCTCGGACGTCGATGCGACCTGCGCTGCCTACCTGCGGCTCTTGGGCCGGGCGACGGGCGATGCGCTCGTATTCGGCAACGGATCGCTCCGCGTCCGCGCCGGTGGAGATCACCGCGTGTCCTTCGGCGTCGACGACCTCATCGCCGCGCAGCGACTGATGGG containing:
- a CDS encoding oxygenase MpaB family protein — its product is MTITQPSPVVADEPVISHGDDEIELISPDSLTAELVGRYTFLPVNGAAFVMQVMHPVIGDVVGKYSVFRTDPMGRAVRSIDSVMRWVYGGQEAIEEGKRLRRMHQPLQMRNAEGKHISALNPEAYQWVIGTAFPTSVAAAPLVLGREFTSAEEEEVYRDNVRIAKIVQVPMKGFPQTIEEFTPYFDNMIDNVLVAHPTALELVRQMQTAPRLDRAVPKPMVRFANTVARYASVPAQKLNYLTTVGVMDPRIREILGITWTDGEQRELERIHTAIRAAYRVLPERLTYFPLAYHARRQHDQIMKMKAREGSGAAYKVAGAAH